The following proteins are encoded in a genomic region of Protaetiibacter sp. SSC-01:
- a CDS encoding mechanosensitive ion channel family protein, whose amino-acid sequence MQAVVDWWESLGPWQVPFRVLFIIVGAILIRLALQFVINRVVRSIVSGVKKKQGVDDTQALAASPLAAVRVVQRTRTLGGVLSSALTTIVVIVGTLLIITEVFPDAVGAFSLITAAIGAGLGFGAQNIVKDALNGIFMVIEDQLGVGDVVDLGPATGVVESVGIRITDIRDVNGTLWHVRNGEIVRVGNLSQGWARAIIDLAVPYESDIEEVEALILTTALELADEPKWKRLIMEKPELWGIESISAEAVVVRLVVKTRTSAKDDVSRELRLRLKRALDAAGIRLPALNAIVLSGFEGAASIRGARPPKTASLPVVEQPKAPKAPRAPKPPKGQS is encoded by the coding sequence ATGCAGGCCGTGGTCGATTGGTGGGAGAGCCTCGGGCCGTGGCAGGTGCCGTTCCGCGTGCTGTTCATCATCGTGGGCGCCATCCTCATCCGGCTCGCGCTCCAGTTCGTCATCAACCGCGTCGTGCGCTCGATCGTCTCGGGCGTCAAGAAGAAGCAGGGCGTCGACGACACCCAGGCGCTCGCCGCATCGCCCCTCGCCGCCGTGCGCGTCGTGCAGCGCACGCGCACCCTCGGCGGCGTGCTCTCGAGCGCTCTCACGACGATCGTCGTCATCGTCGGCACGCTGCTCATCATCACCGAGGTGTTCCCGGATGCCGTGGGCGCGTTCTCGCTCATCACTGCCGCGATCGGCGCGGGCCTCGGCTTCGGCGCCCAGAACATCGTCAAGGACGCCCTCAACGGCATCTTCATGGTCATCGAGGATCAGCTCGGGGTCGGCGACGTCGTCGACCTCGGTCCCGCGACGGGCGTCGTCGAGTCGGTCGGCATCCGCATCACCGACATCCGCGACGTCAACGGCACCCTGTGGCACGTGCGCAACGGCGAGATCGTGCGCGTCGGCAACCTCTCGCAGGGCTGGGCGCGCGCCATCATCGACCTCGCGGTGCCCTACGAGTCGGACATCGAGGAGGTCGAGGCGCTCATCCTCACGACCGCGCTCGAGCTCGCCGACGAGCCCAAGTGGAAGCGGCTCATCATGGAGAAGCCCGAGCTGTGGGGCATCGAGTCGATCTCGGCGGAGGCCGTCGTCGTGCGCCTCGTCGTGAAGACCCGCACCTCGGCGAAGGACGACGTGTCGCGCGAGCTGCGCCTGCGCCTCAAGCGCGCGCTCGACGCGGCCGGCATCCGCCTCCCCGCCCTCAACGCGATCGTGCTCTCGGGCTTCGAGGGTGCCGCGTCGATCCGCGGCGCCCGCCCTCCCAAGACGGCGTCGCTGCCCGTCGTCGAGCAGCCCAAGGCCCCGAAGGCGCCGCGCGCGCCCAAGCCCCCGAAGGGACAGTCGTGA
- a CDS encoding globin, producing MNLQIRVGQGGEVAGGSFWEAVGGRPTFEKLVRRFYEGVRGDELLWPMYPEEDLEGAIQRLTGFLEQYWGGPGTYSEQRGHPRLRMRHAPFPVTPAARDAWLRHMRDAVDELGLSPLHENMLWDYLERAAHAMVNAADERPSAG from the coding sequence GTGAACCTGCAGATCCGCGTCGGGCAGGGCGGCGAGGTCGCGGGCGGCAGCTTCTGGGAGGCCGTGGGCGGCCGCCCCACCTTCGAGAAGCTCGTGCGCCGGTTCTACGAGGGCGTGCGCGGCGACGAGCTGCTGTGGCCCATGTACCCGGAGGAGGACCTCGAGGGCGCCATCCAGCGCCTCACGGGCTTTCTCGAGCAGTACTGGGGCGGCCCCGGAACCTACAGCGAGCAGCGCGGCCACCCGCGGCTCCGGATGCGGCACGCGCCCTTCCCGGTGACCCCCGCCGCGCGCGACGCGTGGCTGCGCCACATGCGCGACGCCGTCGACGAGCTCGGACTCAGCCCCCTGCACGAGAACATGCTGTGGGACTACCTCGAGCGGGCCGCGCACGCCATGGTCAATGCCGCCGATGAGCGGCCCTCCGCCGGATAG
- a CDS encoding acyl-CoA thioesterase II — MSDPGARVDPLSGLLATLDLTDTGARTSEDIFTGPSQWMPGGRVFGGQVYAQSIMAAIRTVEPDRQIHSTHGYFLRPGDANLPITFSVDRIHDGRSFSTRRTQAYQNGLPILSMIASFQDHDPGLEHQLDMPDGVTPPEELPAAAEVLGPVDHPVAQFWANSRAFDIRHVEQPIYFGPDPNPSPRQALWMRTIGRMPDDDNLHRAALAYASDYSILEPVLRGHGLEWTHRGLRMASLDHAMWWHRPARVDEWLLYVQESPVAIGGRGLSTGRIYTREGVLVASVAQEGMVRVPELRD; from the coding sequence ATGAGCGACCCCGGCGCGCGCGTGGACCCGCTGAGCGGCCTCCTCGCCACCCTCGACCTGACCGACACGGGGGCGCGCACCTCCGAGGACATCTTCACGGGGCCGAGCCAGTGGATGCCGGGGGGCCGCGTGTTCGGCGGCCAGGTGTACGCGCAGTCGATCATGGCCGCGATCCGCACCGTCGAGCCCGACCGTCAGATCCACTCGACGCACGGCTACTTCCTGCGCCCGGGCGATGCGAACCTGCCGATCACGTTCTCGGTCGACCGCATCCACGACGGCCGCTCGTTCTCGACCCGTCGCACGCAGGCATACCAGAACGGGCTCCCCATCCTGTCGATGATCGCGTCGTTCCAGGACCACGACCCGGGCCTCGAGCACCAGCTCGACATGCCGGACGGCGTCACCCCGCCCGAGGAGCTGCCCGCCGCCGCCGAGGTGCTCGGCCCCGTCGACCACCCTGTGGCGCAGTTCTGGGCCAACAGCCGCGCGTTCGACATCCGGCACGTCGAGCAGCCGATCTACTTCGGCCCCGACCCGAACCCCTCTCCGCGCCAGGCGCTCTGGATGCGCACGATCGGACGGATGCCGGACGACGACAACCTGCACCGCGCCGCGCTCGCCTACGCGAGCGACTACTCGATCCTCGAGCCCGTACTGCGCGGGCACGGTCTCGAGTGGACGCACCGCGGGCTGCGGATGGCGAGCCTCGACCACGCGATGTGGTGGCACCGCCCCGCGCGCGTCGACGAGTGGCTGCTGTACGTGCAGGAGTCGCCCGTCGCGATCGGCGGCCGCGGCCTGTCGACGGGCCGCATCTACACGCGCGAGGGCGTGCTCGTGGCATCCGTCGCCCAGGAGGGCATGGTGCGGGTGCCCGAGCTGCGCGACTGA
- a CDS encoding rhodanese-like domain-containing protein: protein MNSIEPAELAAIEGAVIIDVRQPEEYDAAHVEGVTLVPLGELVERMGELPTDGTLYLMCRSGARSAQATAYLEQQGYDAVNVDGGIISWHEAGLPIVQAD, encoded by the coding sequence GTGAACAGCATCGAACCCGCCGAGCTCGCCGCCATCGAGGGCGCCGTCATCATCGACGTGCGTCAGCCGGAGGAGTACGACGCGGCCCACGTCGAGGGTGTCACGCTCGTGCCGCTCGGTGAGCTCGTCGAGCGGATGGGGGAGCTCCCGACCGACGGCACGCTCTACCTCATGTGCCGTTCCGGTGCGCGCAGCGCGCAGGCGACCGCCTACCTCGAGCAGCAGGGCTACGACGCGGTCAACGTGGACGGCGGCATCATCTCGTGGCACGAGGCCGGGCTGCCGATCGTGCAGGCCGACTGA
- a CDS encoding ribose-5-phosphate isomerase, producing the protein MRIHIATDHAGLEFSRTLQKHLSEAGHEVVDHGPQEYDALDDYPSFCINAARAVVRDQRSNVEALGVVFGGSGNGEQIAANKVEGVRAALVWNLSTAELAREHNDANVISIGARQHTVEEAISFIDRFIATPFSGEERHARRIAQLGEYETTGRILGHDIE; encoded by the coding sequence GTGCGTATCCACATCGCGACCGATCACGCGGGCCTCGAGTTCAGCCGGACCCTCCAGAAGCACCTCTCCGAGGCCGGCCACGAGGTCGTCGACCACGGACCGCAGGAGTACGACGCGCTCGACGACTACCCGTCGTTCTGCATCAACGCCGCACGCGCCGTCGTGCGCGACCAGCGCTCGAACGTCGAGGCGCTCGGCGTCGTCTTCGGCGGCTCCGGCAACGGCGAGCAGATCGCCGCGAACAAGGTCGAGGGCGTGCGCGCGGCGCTCGTGTGGAACCTCTCGACGGCCGAGCTCGCGCGCGAGCACAACGACGCCAACGTCATCTCGATCGGGGCGCGCCAGCACACCGTCGAGGAGGCGATCTCCTTCATCGACCGCTTCATCGCGACCCCGTTCTCGGGTGAGGAGCGCCACGCGCGCCGCATCGCCCAGCTCGGCGAGTACGAGACCACGGGCCGCATCCTGGGCCACGACATCGAGTAG
- a CDS encoding roadblock/LC7 domain-containing protein, producing the protein MTTLALHRDPVVVSAAKAALAGLAAACRTVRAASVLTDDGFTIARIPQAGSGERLASMASTLQALTDAVVRELRIGTTDHVQLVASEGAVVVRRVGDRPCAMVAVFDEPPGVEELADLEAASARLAVTWAPAR; encoded by the coding sequence GTGACGACGCTCGCCCTCCATCGCGATCCCGTGGTGGTCTCCGCCGCGAAGGCGGCCCTCGCGGGGCTCGCCGCCGCGTGCCGCACCGTGCGCGCCGCATCCGTGCTGACCGACGACGGCTTCACGATCGCGCGCATCCCGCAGGCCGGCTCAGGCGAGCGGCTCGCGAGCATGGCGAGCACCCTGCAGGCGCTCACGGATGCCGTGGTGCGCGAGCTGCGCATCGGCACGACCGACCACGTGCAGCTCGTCGCGAGCGAGGGCGCCGTCGTCGTGCGCCGCGTCGGCGATCGCCCGTGCGCGATGGTCGCGGTCTTCGACGAGCCGCCGGGAGTCGAGGAGCTCGCCGACCTCGAGGCCGCATCCGCCCGGCTCGCCGTCACCTGGGCGCCCGCGCGCTGA
- the pepN gene encoding aminopeptidase N, producing MPGENLTRIEAQERKALVEVESYDIELDLTTSEKTFRSTTTVRFTATAGASTFIDAITAEVHSVVLNGSELGAGVADGVRIRLDDLAAANELVVVADFAYTNTGEGLHRFVDPVDGEVYLYTQFEVPDSRRVFAVFEQPDLKASFRFSVTAPEAWQVVSNSPTPEPEHLGDGSAIWRFEPTPRISSYITALVAGPYEVVRSELTSSDGRTIPLGVFARKSLFGYLDADYIFDITRKGFAYFEEKFGYPYPFAKYDQLFVPEFNAGAMENAGAVTFTETYVFRSKVTDAIKERRVVTILHELAHMWFGDLVTMKWWNDLWLNESFAEWASTIATAEATEWTEAWTTFQAMEKSWAYRQDQLPSTHPVVADIRDLDDVQVNFDGITYAKGGSVLKQLAAWVGIDAFFAGVGAYFRAHAYGNTELADLLRELEKSSGRDLSTFSEQWLETAGVNTLKPEIETDAAGVITSFRVRQTAHPDYPVLRQHRMAIGFYDRASEAADAPLVRVHRHEFDLAAEEWNELPELVGRQKPALVLLNDDDLAYAKIRMDDDSFRVAIADLARIQDPLARALVWGSAWDSTRDGEIAGRDYVQLVLGNIGSETESTTIRLSLTQLVQTARLYVDPAAREATIREVGDRLWQLAQQAEAGSDAQFQFVKFFANIASTTEHAAALQGLRSGEIALDGLEIDTDLDWELLEGLVLVGAAGELEIATALEKDDTANGQQAAARARATIPMVEAKEAALVAGLTDQSISNVVLRNMAMGYTHTNDASALEGLVPLYFESIRRVWDERSFQLAQYIVHGFYPATLATRELVDATKAWLEANPEPAALRRMVIEELAGVERALAAQERDSRA from the coding sequence GTGCCTGGAGAGAACCTCACCCGCATCGAAGCCCAGGAGCGCAAGGCGCTCGTCGAGGTCGAGAGCTACGACATCGAGCTCGACCTCACGACGTCCGAGAAGACGTTCCGGTCGACGACGACCGTGCGCTTCACGGCGACCGCGGGCGCCTCGACGTTCATCGACGCGATCACGGCCGAGGTGCACTCCGTCGTGCTCAACGGCTCCGAGCTCGGCGCCGGGGTGGCCGACGGCGTGCGCATCCGGCTCGACGACCTCGCCGCCGCCAACGAGCTCGTCGTCGTCGCCGACTTCGCCTATACGAACACGGGCGAGGGCCTGCACCGCTTCGTCGACCCCGTGGACGGCGAGGTGTACCTCTACACGCAGTTCGAGGTGCCCGACAGCCGCCGCGTGTTCGCGGTCTTCGAGCAGCCCGACCTCAAGGCGAGCTTCCGCTTCAGCGTGACCGCCCCCGAGGCGTGGCAGGTCGTCTCCAACTCCCCCACCCCCGAGCCCGAGCACCTCGGAGACGGCAGCGCGATCTGGCGCTTCGAGCCCACCCCGCGCATCTCGAGCTACATCACGGCGCTCGTCGCGGGCCCCTACGAGGTCGTGCGCAGCGAGCTCACGAGCTCCGACGGCCGCACGATCCCGCTCGGCGTCTTCGCCCGCAAGTCGCTCTTCGGCTACCTCGACGCGGACTACATCTTCGACATCACGCGCAAGGGCTTCGCCTACTTCGAGGAGAAGTTCGGCTACCCCTACCCGTTCGCGAAGTACGACCAGCTCTTCGTGCCCGAGTTCAACGCGGGCGCCATGGAGAACGCGGGCGCCGTGACGTTCACCGAGACGTACGTGTTCCGCTCGAAGGTGACCGACGCCATCAAGGAGCGTCGCGTCGTCACGATCCTGCACGAGCTCGCCCACATGTGGTTCGGCGACCTCGTGACCATGAAGTGGTGGAACGACCTCTGGCTCAACGAGTCGTTCGCCGAGTGGGCGTCGACGATCGCGACCGCCGAGGCCACCGAGTGGACCGAAGCGTGGACGACCTTCCAGGCGATGGAGAAGAGCTGGGCGTACCGCCAGGACCAGCTGCCGAGCACGCACCCGGTCGTGGCCGACATCCGCGACCTCGACGACGTTCAGGTGAACTTCGACGGCATCACGTACGCCAAGGGCGGCTCGGTGCTCAAGCAGCTCGCCGCATGGGTCGGCATCGACGCGTTCTTCGCGGGCGTGGGCGCCTACTTCCGCGCGCACGCCTACGGCAACACGGAGCTCGCCGATCTGCTGCGCGAGCTCGAGAAGAGCTCGGGCCGCGACCTGTCGACGTTCTCGGAGCAGTGGCTCGAGACGGCGGGCGTCAACACGCTCAAGCCCGAGATCGAGACGGATGCCGCTGGCGTGATCACCTCGTTCCGCGTGCGCCAGACCGCGCACCCCGACTACCCCGTGCTGCGCCAGCACCGCATGGCGATCGGGTTCTACGACCGCGCGTCGGAGGCGGCGGATGCGCCGCTCGTGCGCGTGCACCGTCACGAGTTCGACCTCGCCGCCGAGGAGTGGAACGAGCTCCCCGAGCTCGTCGGACGCCAGAAGCCCGCCCTCGTGCTGCTCAACGACGACGACCTCGCCTACGCGAAGATCCGCATGGACGACGACTCCTTCCGCGTCGCGATCGCCGACCTCGCCCGCATCCAGGACCCGCTCGCGCGCGCGCTCGTGTGGGGCTCGGCGTGGGACTCGACGCGCGACGGCGAGATCGCCGGCCGCGACTACGTGCAGCTCGTGCTCGGGAACATCGGCTCGGAGACCGAGTCGACGACCATCCGCCTCTCGCTCACGCAGCTCGTGCAGACGGCGCGCCTGTACGTCGACCCCGCCGCGCGCGAGGCGACGATCCGCGAGGTGGGCGACCGGCTCTGGCAGCTCGCCCAGCAGGCCGAGGCGGGCTCGGACGCGCAGTTCCAGTTCGTGAAGTTCTTCGCGAACATCGCCTCCACGACGGAGCACGCGGCAGCGCTGCAGGGGCTCCGCTCGGGCGAGATCGCGCTCGACGGGCTCGAGATCGACACCGACCTGGACTGGGAGCTGCTCGAGGGCCTCGTGCTCGTGGGGGCCGCAGGCGAACTCGAGATCGCGACCGCGCTCGAGAAGGACGACACCGCGAACGGTCAGCAGGCGGCGGCGCGCGCCCGCGCGACGATCCCCATGGTCGAGGCGAAGGAGGCGGCGCTCGTCGCGGGCCTCACCGACCAGTCGATCTCGAACGTCGTGCTGCGCAACATGGCGATGGGCTACACCCACACCAACGACGCCTCGGCGCTCGAGGGCCTCGTACCGCTCTACTTCGAGTCGATCCGCCGCGTGTGGGACGAGCGCAGCTTCCAGCTCGCGCAGTACATCGTGCACGGCTTCTATCCGGCGACCCTCGCGACGCGCGAGCTCGTCGACGCGACGAAGGCGTGGCTCGAGGCGAACCCCGAGCCCGCGGCGCTGCGCCGCATGGTGATCGAGGAGCTCGCGGGCGTCGAGCGCGCCCTCGCGGCGCAGGAGCGCGACAGCCGGGCGTGA
- a CDS encoding ATP/GTP-binding protein produces the protein MAEYVILFAGPMGAGKTTAIRSLSEIEVVSTEAVNSDRDTVDKPTTTVGMDYGEIDLDPDKVRLYGVPGQARFDFMWEILRERAMGLIVLVNADAPEPERHVHEQLTAFAELARRGGVVVGVTRYDLQRTDIGDRIVATARAVLPDRVTPVFAVDARDQEQMRTLLLSLIADIETRQALAEATP, from the coding sequence ATGGCCGAGTACGTCATCCTCTTCGCGGGGCCCATGGGCGCCGGGAAGACCACCGCCATCCGGTCGCTCAGCGAGATCGAGGTCGTGTCGACGGAGGCCGTCAACTCCGACCGCGACACCGTCGACAAGCCGACGACGACGGTCGGCATGGACTACGGCGAGATCGATCTCGACCCCGACAAGGTGCGCCTGTACGGCGTGCCCGGCCAGGCGCGCTTCGACTTCATGTGGGAGATCCTGCGCGAGCGCGCCATGGGTCTCATCGTGCTCGTCAACGCCGACGCCCCCGAGCCCGAGCGCCACGTGCACGAGCAGCTCACGGCGTTCGCCGAGCTCGCGCGACGCGGCGGCGTCGTCGTGGGCGTGACGCGCTACGACCTCCAGCGCACCGACATCGGCGACCGCATCGTCGCGACGGCCCGGGCCGTGCTGCCCGACCGCGTGACGCCCGTGTTCGCGGTCGACGCGCGAGATCAGGAGCAGATGCGCACCCTCCTGCTGTCGCTCATCGCCGACATCGAGACGCGCCAGGCCCTCGCGGAGGCGACGCCGTGA
- a CDS encoding FAD-binding dehydrogenase, with product MADQADAIIIGAGLAGLVAASELVDAGKKVVILEQEPEASFGGQAWWSFGGLFLVDSPEQRRMGVKDSHELARQDWFASAEFDRAEDDWAREWAEAYLAFAAGEKRAWLHEKGVRFFPVVGWAERGGYTANGHGNSVPRFHITWGTGPGILEPFIRTVREGVEKGLVELRFRHRVDRLVTKGGAVVGAAGKVLAPDAAERGQASNRDEVEDFEVTAQAVVVASGGIGGNHELVRENWPEWLGTAPESMLSGVPAHVDGRMLGIAAKAKARLVNQDRMWHYVEGIENHSPVWPMHGIRILPGPSSMWFDAEGHRLPVPLFPGFDTLGTLEYLRQTGYDHSWFILDQSIIEKEFALSGSEQNPDLTGKSVRELLRQRLGKGATEPVEAFKEKGADFVVADSLDDLFAGMRRLAPEVELDVVAIRHELEARDRELDNAFTKDAQVTALRGARNYRGDKLIRVAKPHKILDEKHRPLIAVKLHVLTRKSLGGIQTNLSAQALDAKGKPIKGLYAVGEAAGFGGGGVHGYRSLEGTFLGGCLFTGRQAGRAIAGTL from the coding sequence ATGGCCGACCAGGCTGACGCGATCATCATCGGAGCCGGATTGGCGGGCCTCGTGGCCGCATCCGAGCTCGTCGACGCCGGCAAGAAGGTCGTGATCCTCGAGCAGGAGCCCGAGGCGAGCTTCGGCGGCCAGGCGTGGTGGTCGTTCGGCGGGCTGTTCCTCGTCGACTCCCCCGAGCAGCGCCGCATGGGCGTCAAGGACTCGCACGAGCTCGCCCGCCAGGACTGGTTCGCGAGCGCCGAGTTCGACCGCGCCGAGGACGACTGGGCGCGCGAATGGGCCGAGGCCTACCTCGCCTTCGCCGCGGGCGAGAAGCGCGCCTGGCTGCACGAGAAGGGCGTGCGCTTCTTCCCCGTCGTCGGCTGGGCGGAGCGCGGCGGCTACACCGCCAACGGACACGGCAACTCGGTGCCCCGCTTCCACATCACGTGGGGCACCGGCCCCGGCATCCTCGAGCCGTTCATCCGCACCGTGCGCGAGGGCGTCGAGAAGGGGCTCGTCGAGCTGCGCTTCCGCCACCGCGTCGACCGTCTCGTGACGAAGGGCGGCGCCGTCGTCGGCGCGGCAGGCAAGGTGCTCGCACCGGATGCCGCCGAGCGCGGGCAGGCCTCCAATCGCGACGAGGTCGAGGACTTCGAGGTCACGGCGCAGGCCGTCGTCGTCGCCTCGGGCGGCATCGGCGGCAACCACGAGCTCGTGCGCGAGAACTGGCCCGAGTGGCTCGGCACCGCCCCCGAGAGCATGCTCTCGGGCGTGCCCGCCCACGTCGACGGGCGCATGCTGGGCATCGCCGCGAAGGCGAAGGCGCGCCTCGTCAACCAGGACCGCATGTGGCACTACGTCGAGGGCATCGAGAACCACTCCCCCGTGTGGCCGATGCACGGCATCCGCATCCTTCCCGGGCCGTCGAGCATGTGGTTCGACGCGGAGGGCCACCGCCTGCCCGTGCCGCTCTTCCCCGGCTTCGACACCCTCGGAACGCTCGAGTACCTGCGCCAGACCGGCTACGACCACTCGTGGTTCATCCTCGACCAGTCGATCATCGAGAAGGAGTTCGCGCTCTCGGGCTCCGAGCAGAACCCCGACCTCACAGGCAAGAGCGTGCGCGAGCTGCTGCGCCAGCGGCTCGGCAAGGGAGCGACCGAGCCCGTCGAGGCCTTCAAGGAGAAGGGCGCCGACTTCGTCGTGGCCGACTCGCTCGACGACCTGTTCGCCGGGATGCGGCGCCTCGCTCCCGAGGTCGAGCTCGACGTCGTCGCGATCCGGCACGAGCTCGAGGCTCGCGACCGCGAGCTCGACAACGCGTTCACGAAGGATGCCCAGGTGACCGCGCTGCGCGGCGCGCGCAATTACCGCGGCGACAAGCTCATCCGCGTCGCGAAGCCGCACAAGATCCTCGACGAGAAGCACCGCCCGCTCATCGCGGTCAAGCTGCACGTGCTCACGCGCAAGTCGCTCGGCGGCATCCAGACGAACCTCTCGGCGCAGGCGCTCGACGCGAAGGGCAAGCCCATCAAGGGGCTCTACGCGGTCGGCGAGGCAGCGGGCTTCGGCGGCGGCGGCGTGCACGGCTACCGCTCGCTCGAGGGCACCTTCCTCGGCGGCTGCCTCTTCACGGGTCGCCAGGCAGGCCGCGCGATCGCGGGCACGCTGTAG
- a CDS encoding DUF2510 domain-containing protein gives MTDTQVRAGWYPDPLGMPQLRWWDGRSWTSHISTAREAPVRHVAPAGFADPDEVRRRGRHRAETSGEGDTEARGPQFASGQSALPAGTNATPELGWAGAALTLHSVQATRVPMLIELGVANHPTIRIDPRHQAYDWLLDLERFPEAPTGVVVSVELVGAGTPPPFELPGKSLDELLWKVGRAAFPERLAPWLEDGQAYWLTRWPNWTSLQPDTDHIRQTAMLANTMLTIEQLAGLSGRGVETTRTLINALSLMGVLGVAEPSTVAPRAAREALGENSLFQRLRRRFRMA, from the coding sequence GTGACCGACACCCAGGTCCGGGCAGGCTGGTATCCCGACCCGCTGGGCATGCCCCAGCTGAGGTGGTGGGACGGCCGTTCCTGGACGAGCCACATCTCCACCGCGCGAGAAGCGCCGGTGCGGCATGTCGCGCCCGCGGGCTTCGCCGACCCGGATGAGGTGCGGCGTCGCGGACGCCACCGCGCCGAGACCTCGGGTGAGGGCGATACCGAGGCGCGCGGCCCGCAGTTCGCGAGCGGTCAGTCGGCCCTCCCCGCCGGCACGAACGCGACGCCCGAGCTCGGCTGGGCGGGCGCCGCGCTGACCCTCCACTCCGTGCAGGCCACGCGCGTGCCGATGCTCATCGAGCTCGGTGTCGCGAACCATCCGACGATCCGCATCGACCCGCGCCACCAGGCCTACGACTGGCTGCTCGACCTCGAGCGGTTCCCCGAGGCCCCGACGGGCGTCGTCGTGTCGGTCGAGCTCGTGGGCGCGGGCACTCCCCCGCCGTTCGAACTGCCCGGCAAGAGCCTCGACGAGCTGCTCTGGAAGGTGGGGCGCGCGGCGTTCCCCGAGCGCCTCGCCCCGTGGCTCGAGGACGGCCAGGCCTACTGGCTCACCCGCTGGCCCAACTGGACGTCGCTGCAGCCCGACACCGACCACATCCGCCAGACGGCCATGCTCGCCAACACGATGCTCACGATCGAGCAGCTCGCGGGGCTCTCGGGTCGCGGCGTCGAGACGACCCGCACGCTCATCAACGCCCTCAGTCTCATGGGCGTACTCGGTGTCGCCGAGCCCTCGACGGTCGCACCGCGCGCCGCGAGGGAGGCGCTCGGCGAGAACAGCCTCTTCCAGCGACTGCGTCGGCGCTTCCGGATGGCGTGA
- a CDS encoding DUF2510 domain-containing protein: MDERQTPAGWYPDPLGLPQLRWWDGQGWAEHTSEARRPLREQQARTVFAEPEMPQAAEPEVPQAEAGEPVVPPTPKPTAPAGPAALPAGSADGSVQGWSGAALTIVSMRQAGVPTILDVEVAGHPSLVIDLRHNAFSWQLGLDRFPTEPASVAVSVRIADASTPAPFELPGDSLDGLLWKMGFAGFADELAPWLQPGQAYRLARWPQLSGFEPETDPLRQAAMLSNGIFTIEQLANFTGRSVEPTRTLINALSLMGALEVVAR; this comes from the coding sequence ATGGACGAGCGACAGACCCCCGCAGGCTGGTACCCCGACCCCCTCGGGCTGCCCCAGCTGCGCTGGTGGGACGGTCAGGGTTGGGCCGAGCACACCTCCGAGGCGCGCCGCCCCCTCCGCGAGCAGCAGGCCCGCACGGTCTTCGCCGAGCCGGAGATGCCCCAGGCAGCCGAGCCCGAGGTGCCCCAGGCGGAGGCGGGCGAGCCCGTCGTGCCGCCGACCCCGAAGCCCACCGCCCCCGCGGGCCCCGCCGCGCTCCCCGCGGGAAGCGCCGACGGGTCGGTCCAGGGCTGGAGCGGCGCCGCTCTCACGATCGTCTCGATGCGCCAGGCGGGTGTGCCCACGATCCTCGACGTCGAGGTCGCCGGCCACCCGAGCCTCGTCATCGACCTGCGCCACAACGCCTTCTCGTGGCAGCTCGGCCTCGACCGCTTCCCGACCGAGCCGGCGTCGGTCGCCGTCTCGGTGCGGATCGCCGACGCGTCGACGCCCGCGCCGTTCGAGCTGCCGGGCGACTCGCTCGACGGGCTGCTCTGGAAGATGGGCTTCGCCGGCTTCGCCGACGAGCTCGCGCCGTGGCTACAGCCCGGTCAGGCCTACCGGCTCGCCCGCTGGCCGCAGCTGAGCGGCTTCGAGCCCGAGACCGACCCGCTGCGTCAGGCCGCGATGCTCAGCAACGGCATCTTCACGATCGAGCAGCTCGCGAACTTCACGGGCCGCTCCGTCGAGCCGACGCGCACGCTCATCAACGCCCTCAGCCTCATGGGCGCGCTCGAGGTCGTCGCGCGCTGA